In one window of Erythrolamprus reginae isolate rEryReg1 chromosome 1, rEryReg1.hap1, whole genome shotgun sequence DNA:
- the DNAJC18 gene encoding dnaJ homolog subfamily C member 18 isoform X2 produces MAGLSPGDRWAEALIDELRRNPCPLEEVRNNFDCCGCSDCMRMKKERMCDSGRSQSTFGEGSMTYTKEQLLGVQRIKESKNYYEILGVGRDAKDEELKKAYRKLALKFHPDKNCAPGATDAFKAIGTAFAVLSNPEKRLQYDQFGEKEDTFYTNVPSHYNYYREFEADITPEEIFNMFFGGNFPTGNIHMFSNSSMDSPCYPQRNRHERTWAQDEQEEEIRPQNTYSAFIQLLPVFIIIVVSIVTQLMATNPPYSLFFKSSLGHTVVRETQNLQVPYYVDKNFENNYHGEELEELEKHIEKDYIDYVQTSCRKEKQQKSELSNLAKLYRDERLKQKAESIKLENCEKLSNIIGIQRSRKLAEA; encoded by the exons ATGGCAGGACTGAGCCCCGGGGATCGCTGGGCCGAAG CATTAATTGATGAGCTGAGAAGAAATCCATGTCCATTGGAGGAAGTAAGAAACAATTTTGACTGCTGTGGCTGTAGTGACTGTATGAGAATGAAAAAGGAACGTATGTGTGACAGTGGAAGAAGCCAGTCAACATTTGGGGAAGGCAGTATGACCTACACCAAGGAACAATTACTTGGAGTTCAAAG AATAAAGGAGAGTAAGAATTACTATGAAATTCTAGGCGTAGGAAGAGATGCGAAAGATGAAGAACTAAAGAAAGCTTACCGAAAACTTGCTCTTAAATTTCATCCTGACAAGAATTGTGCTCCAGGAGCAACAGATGCATTCAAAG CAATAGGCACAGCTTTTGCAGTTTTGAGCAACCCTGAAAAGAGATTACAGTATGATCAATTTGGAGAAAAGGAAGATACTTTTTATACCAATGTGCCCAGTCACTATAACTATTACAGAGAATTTGAAGCAGACATAACGCCAGAAGAAATATTTAATATGTTTTTTGGAGGGAATTTCCCAACAG GAAATATACATATGTTTTCAAATTCTTCAATGGACTCCCCATGTTATCCACAGCGGAACAGACATGAGAGGACATGGGCCCAGGATGAACAGGAGGAAGAAATTAGACCACAG AATACCTACTCAGCATTTATCCAGTTGCTTCCAGTCTTTATTATAATAGTTGTATCAATAGTAACTCAGCTGATGGCTACTAATCCACCCTACAGCCTCTTCTTTAAATC GTCTCTAGGGCACACTGTTGTTAGAGAAACACAAAACCTGCAGGTGCCTTATTACGTGGATAAGAACTTTGAAAATAATTACCATGGAGAAGAACTTGAAGAACTTGAAAAACATATTGAGAAAGATTATATTGATTATGTCCAAACTAGTTGcaggaaagaaaaacaacaaa AATCAGAGCTATCTAATTTGGCCAAGCTATACCGAGATGAGCGACTGAAACAGAAAGCCGAATCTATAAAACTTGAGAACTGTGAAAAGCTCTCCAACATCATAGGGATTCAAAGGAGTCGCAAATTGGCTGAGGCATGA
- the DNAJC18 gene encoding dnaJ homolog subfamily C member 18 isoform X1 has protein sequence MTSGKKRNGERSRKAMLLLTDKGKDVIVSALIDELRRNPCPLEEVRNNFDCCGCSDCMRMKKERMCDSGRSQSTFGEGSMTYTKEQLLGVQRIKESKNYYEILGVGRDAKDEELKKAYRKLALKFHPDKNCAPGATDAFKAIGTAFAVLSNPEKRLQYDQFGEKEDTFYTNVPSHYNYYREFEADITPEEIFNMFFGGNFPTGNIHMFSNSSMDSPCYPQRNRHERTWAQDEQEEEIRPQNTYSAFIQLLPVFIIIVVSIVTQLMATNPPYSLFFKSSLGHTVVRETQNLQVPYYVDKNFENNYHGEELEELEKHIEKDYIDYVQTSCRKEKQQKSELSNLAKLYRDERLKQKAESIKLENCEKLSNIIGIQRSRKLAEA, from the exons ATGACAAGTGGGAAGAAAAGAAACGGAGAGCGCTCTAGGAAGGCGATGCTTCTATTGACAGATAAAGG GAAGGATGTCATTGTTTCAGCATTAATTGATGAGCTGAGAAGAAATCCATGTCCATTGGAGGAAGTAAGAAACAATTTTGACTGCTGTGGCTGTAGTGACTGTATGAGAATGAAAAAGGAACGTATGTGTGACAGTGGAAGAAGCCAGTCAACATTTGGGGAAGGCAGTATGACCTACACCAAGGAACAATTACTTGGAGTTCAAAG AATAAAGGAGAGTAAGAATTACTATGAAATTCTAGGCGTAGGAAGAGATGCGAAAGATGAAGAACTAAAGAAAGCTTACCGAAAACTTGCTCTTAAATTTCATCCTGACAAGAATTGTGCTCCAGGAGCAACAGATGCATTCAAAG CAATAGGCACAGCTTTTGCAGTTTTGAGCAACCCTGAAAAGAGATTACAGTATGATCAATTTGGAGAAAAGGAAGATACTTTTTATACCAATGTGCCCAGTCACTATAACTATTACAGAGAATTTGAAGCAGACATAACGCCAGAAGAAATATTTAATATGTTTTTTGGAGGGAATTTCCCAACAG GAAATATACATATGTTTTCAAATTCTTCAATGGACTCCCCATGTTATCCACAGCGGAACAGACATGAGAGGACATGGGCCCAGGATGAACAGGAGGAAGAAATTAGACCACAG AATACCTACTCAGCATTTATCCAGTTGCTTCCAGTCTTTATTATAATAGTTGTATCAATAGTAACTCAGCTGATGGCTACTAATCCACCCTACAGCCTCTTCTTTAAATC GTCTCTAGGGCACACTGTTGTTAGAGAAACACAAAACCTGCAGGTGCCTTATTACGTGGATAAGAACTTTGAAAATAATTACCATGGAGAAGAACTTGAAGAACTTGAAAAACATATTGAGAAAGATTATATTGATTATGTCCAAACTAGTTGcaggaaagaaaaacaacaaa AATCAGAGCTATCTAATTTGGCCAAGCTATACCGAGATGAGCGACTGAAACAGAAAGCCGAATCTATAAAACTTGAGAACTGTGAAAAGCTCTCCAACATCATAGGGATTCAAAGGAGTCGCAAATTGGCTGAGGCATGA
- the DNAJC18 gene encoding dnaJ homolog subfamily C member 18 isoform X3 produces MLGKDVIVSALIDELRRNPCPLEEVRNNFDCCGCSDCMRMKKERMCDSGRSQSTFGEGSMTYTKEQLLGVQRIKESKNYYEILGVGRDAKDEELKKAYRKLALKFHPDKNCAPGATDAFKAIGTAFAVLSNPEKRLQYDQFGEKEDTFYTNVPSHYNYYREFEADITPEEIFNMFFGGNFPTGNIHMFSNSSMDSPCYPQRNRHERTWAQDEQEEEIRPQNTYSAFIQLLPVFIIIVVSIVTQLMATNPPYSLFFKSSLGHTVVRETQNLQVPYYVDKNFENNYHGEELEELEKHIEKDYIDYVQTSCRKEKQQKSELSNLAKLYRDERLKQKAESIKLENCEKLSNIIGIQRSRKLAEA; encoded by the exons ATGCTTGG GAAGGATGTCATTGTTTCAGCATTAATTGATGAGCTGAGAAGAAATCCATGTCCATTGGAGGAAGTAAGAAACAATTTTGACTGCTGTGGCTGTAGTGACTGTATGAGAATGAAAAAGGAACGTATGTGTGACAGTGGAAGAAGCCAGTCAACATTTGGGGAAGGCAGTATGACCTACACCAAGGAACAATTACTTGGAGTTCAAAG AATAAAGGAGAGTAAGAATTACTATGAAATTCTAGGCGTAGGAAGAGATGCGAAAGATGAAGAACTAAAGAAAGCTTACCGAAAACTTGCTCTTAAATTTCATCCTGACAAGAATTGTGCTCCAGGAGCAACAGATGCATTCAAAG CAATAGGCACAGCTTTTGCAGTTTTGAGCAACCCTGAAAAGAGATTACAGTATGATCAATTTGGAGAAAAGGAAGATACTTTTTATACCAATGTGCCCAGTCACTATAACTATTACAGAGAATTTGAAGCAGACATAACGCCAGAAGAAATATTTAATATGTTTTTTGGAGGGAATTTCCCAACAG GAAATATACATATGTTTTCAAATTCTTCAATGGACTCCCCATGTTATCCACAGCGGAACAGACATGAGAGGACATGGGCCCAGGATGAACAGGAGGAAGAAATTAGACCACAG AATACCTACTCAGCATTTATCCAGTTGCTTCCAGTCTTTATTATAATAGTTGTATCAATAGTAACTCAGCTGATGGCTACTAATCCACCCTACAGCCTCTTCTTTAAATC GTCTCTAGGGCACACTGTTGTTAGAGAAACACAAAACCTGCAGGTGCCTTATTACGTGGATAAGAACTTTGAAAATAATTACCATGGAGAAGAACTTGAAGAACTTGAAAAACATATTGAGAAAGATTATATTGATTATGTCCAAACTAGTTGcaggaaagaaaaacaacaaa AATCAGAGCTATCTAATTTGGCCAAGCTATACCGAGATGAGCGACTGAAACAGAAAGCCGAATCTATAAAACTTGAGAACTGTGAAAAGCTCTCCAACATCATAGGGATTCAAAGGAGTCGCAAATTGGCTGAGGCATGA
- the DNAJC18 gene encoding dnaJ homolog subfamily C member 18 isoform X4: MRMKKERMCDSGRSQSTFGEGSMTYTKEQLLGVQRIKESKNYYEILGVGRDAKDEELKKAYRKLALKFHPDKNCAPGATDAFKAIGTAFAVLSNPEKRLQYDQFGEKEDTFYTNVPSHYNYYREFEADITPEEIFNMFFGGNFPTGNIHMFSNSSMDSPCYPQRNRHERTWAQDEQEEEIRPQNTYSAFIQLLPVFIIIVVSIVTQLMATNPPYSLFFKSSLGHTVVRETQNLQVPYYVDKNFENNYHGEELEELEKHIEKDYIDYVQTSCRKEKQQKSELSNLAKLYRDERLKQKAESIKLENCEKLSNIIGIQRSRKLAEA; encoded by the exons ATGAGAATGAAAAAGGAACGTATGTGTGACAGTGGAAGAAGCCAGTCAACATTTGGGGAAGGCAGTATGACCTACACCAAGGAACAATTACTTGGAGTTCAAAG AATAAAGGAGAGTAAGAATTACTATGAAATTCTAGGCGTAGGAAGAGATGCGAAAGATGAAGAACTAAAGAAAGCTTACCGAAAACTTGCTCTTAAATTTCATCCTGACAAGAATTGTGCTCCAGGAGCAACAGATGCATTCAAAG CAATAGGCACAGCTTTTGCAGTTTTGAGCAACCCTGAAAAGAGATTACAGTATGATCAATTTGGAGAAAAGGAAGATACTTTTTATACCAATGTGCCCAGTCACTATAACTATTACAGAGAATTTGAAGCAGACATAACGCCAGAAGAAATATTTAATATGTTTTTTGGAGGGAATTTCCCAACAG GAAATATACATATGTTTTCAAATTCTTCAATGGACTCCCCATGTTATCCACAGCGGAACAGACATGAGAGGACATGGGCCCAGGATGAACAGGAGGAAGAAATTAGACCACAG AATACCTACTCAGCATTTATCCAGTTGCTTCCAGTCTTTATTATAATAGTTGTATCAATAGTAACTCAGCTGATGGCTACTAATCCACCCTACAGCCTCTTCTTTAAATC GTCTCTAGGGCACACTGTTGTTAGAGAAACACAAAACCTGCAGGTGCCTTATTACGTGGATAAGAACTTTGAAAATAATTACCATGGAGAAGAACTTGAAGAACTTGAAAAACATATTGAGAAAGATTATATTGATTATGTCCAAACTAGTTGcaggaaagaaaaacaacaaa AATCAGAGCTATCTAATTTGGCCAAGCTATACCGAGATGAGCGACTGAAACAGAAAGCCGAATCTATAAAACTTGAGAACTGTGAAAAGCTCTCCAACATCATAGGGATTCAAAGGAGTCGCAAATTGGCTGAGGCATGA
- the SPATA24 gene encoding spermatogenesis-associated protein 24 isoform X1, translating into MTSSEAVQQLRELIEIQSALLRRKKEEKEHAETKNTLAITSERLQFALGEIDILSKQLEWEKQAFDQALSQVNSKVLKQSLQKDKLKSKCTEIETHIQKQENILSCKENEIRELHYFVNKQKQILKKQASELKIQMQQESYIANVLGKRLKKKIK; encoded by the exons ATGACGTCGTCAGAGGCAGTCCAACAGTTGAGAGAGCTGATCGAGATCCAGTCAGCTTTACTAAGACGAAAG aaagaagagaaagaacatGCAGAGACAAAGAATACCTTAGCCATAACGTCTGAACGCCTGCAGTTTGCCCTAGGAGAGATTGATATTTTGTCGAAACAACTTGAGTGGGAGAAACAAGCATTTGACCAGGC ACTTTCTCAAGTAAACAGTAAAGTGCTAAAACAATCACTTCAGAAAGACAAACTTAAAAGCAAATGTACAG AAATTGAAACCCATATTCAGAAGCAGGAAAATATTCTAAGCTGCAAAGAAAATGAAATCAGGGAATTGCATTACTTCGTCAACAAGCAAAAGCAAATCTTAAA GAAACAAGCATCTGAATTAAAAATACAGATGCAACAAGAAAGTTACATAGCAAATGTACTTGGAAAAAGGCTcaagaaaaaaattaagtaa
- the SPATA24 gene encoding spermatogenesis-associated protein 24 isoform X2 yields the protein MTSSEAVQQLRELIEIQSALLRRKINVQKENSVNKEEYDTVVKKLEKEEKEHAETKNTLAITSERLQFALGEIDILSKQLEWEKQAFDQALSQVNSKVLKQSLQKDKLKSKCTEIETHIQKQENILSCKENEIRELHYFVNKQKQILKKQASELKIQMQQESYIANVLGKRLKKKIK from the exons ATGACGTCGTCAGAGGCAGTCCAACAGTTGAGAGAGCTGATCGAGATCCAGTCAGCTTTACTAAGACGAAAG ATAAATGTACAGAAAGAGAACTCAGTAAATAAAGAGGAATATGACACTGTTGTGAAGAAACTCGAG aaagaagagaaagaacatGCAGAGACAAAGAATACCTTAGCCATAACGTCTGAACGCCTGCAGTTTGCCCTAGGAGAGATTGATATTTTGTCGAAACAACTTGAGTGGGAGAAACAAGCATTTGACCAGGC ACTTTCTCAAGTAAACAGTAAAGTGCTAAAACAATCACTTCAGAAAGACAAACTTAAAAGCAAATGTACAG AAATTGAAACCCATATTCAGAAGCAGGAAAATATTCTAAGCTGCAAAGAAAATGAAATCAGGGAATTGCATTACTTCGTCAACAAGCAAAAGCAAATCTTAAA GAAACAAGCATCTGAATTAAAAATACAGATGCAACAAGAAAGTTACATAGCAAATGTACTTGGAAAAAGGCTcaagaaaaaaattaagtaa